One segment of Cryomorphaceae bacterium DNA contains the following:
- a CDS encoding ABC transporter permease → MFNRFKASAYKDLLILSRDKAGLAILFFMPVMLIFIMTLIQDAAYSTMSQSSLPIIYVDQDQDSLGTSIRRGLQSTSLVRLVTGENGKDFNRTAAEEAVSSGKYLLAVVVPEGASEAIRRSVSQNIERALLDPDAEFEPIEKAEITVFVDPAAQQAFINSVSSTLREFISEMKTKLVFETFSRELAKLLPDGDEPEFNNEDVVLFKQEYATHDRMTTFPNTVQHNVPAWTIFAMFFIIIPLSVSLIREKSEGSMVRLKTLPGSYLDILLGKFAVFFVVCNIQFVLMMLVGIVLLPLVGLPVLNFGGHLAAIAVVALCNAFAATCSGLVLGTVATSMQQATIGGSVAVLIFAAIGGIWVPTYVMPVIMEKLSVVSPLNWGLNAFYNIFLRGAGTSDILGDALKLVVFGFAMMGVAVGYHRFRSE, encoded by the coding sequence ATGTTTAACAGATTCAAAGCCTCGGCATACAAGGATTTGCTCATTTTGAGTCGCGACAAGGCGGGTTTAGCCATTCTGTTTTTTATGCCCGTGATGCTGATTTTCATCATGACGTTGATTCAGGATGCGGCCTACAGCACCATGAGTCAGAGCAGTCTGCCGATTATCTACGTAGATCAGGATCAGGATTCGCTGGGCACCAGTATTCGTCGCGGACTGCAATCTACATCTCTGGTGCGTTTGGTAACGGGCGAGAACGGTAAAGATTTCAATCGTACTGCGGCTGAGGAGGCTGTTTCCTCCGGAAAATACCTGCTGGCCGTGGTTGTACCCGAAGGAGCTTCTGAAGCCATTCGACGCAGTGTAAGTCAAAACATTGAGCGGGCTTTGCTCGATCCGGATGCTGAATTCGAGCCTATTGAAAAAGCCGAAATTACGGTGTTCGTAGATCCCGCAGCGCAACAGGCATTCATTAACTCGGTATCGTCAACCTTGCGTGAATTCATCTCCGAAATGAAAACCAAACTCGTGTTCGAAACGTTTTCGCGCGAGCTCGCCAAGCTGCTTCCGGATGGAGACGAGCCTGAGTTCAACAATGAGGATGTAGTGCTTTTCAAGCAGGAATACGCCACCCACGATCGCATGACCACCTTTCCCAACACGGTACAGCACAACGTACCTGCGTGGACCATCTTCGCCATGTTTTTCATCATCATTCCGCTTTCGGTAAGCCTTATTCGCGAGAAAAGTGAAGGAAGCATGGTGCGCCTCAAAACCCTGCCCGGCAGTTACCTCGATATCCTGCTCGGCAAGTTTGCCGTGTTTTTTGTGGTGTGTAACATTCAGTTTGTGCTGATGATGCTGGTAGGCATAGTGTTACTTCCGTTGGTTGGATTACCCGTACTGAATTTTGGTGGTCACCTCGCAGCCATAGCTGTGGTGGCGCTTTGCAATGCTTTTGCGGCCACCTGTTCCGGCTTGGTGCTGGGTACCGTAGCCACCAGTATGCAGCAGGCTACCATTGGTGGTTCAGTGGCCGTACTGATTTTTGCCGCTATCGGAGGAATCTGGGTGCCCACCTACGTGATGCCCGTTATCATGGAAAAACTCAGCGTGGTATCTCCCCTGAATTGGGGATTGAACGCTTTTTACAACATCTTTCTGCGCGGAGCAGGTACGAGCGACATTCTCGGCGACGCCCTGAAACTGGTTGTCTTTGGATTTGCCATGATGGGAGTAGCCGTGGGATATCACCGTTTTAGATCAGAATAA
- a CDS encoding ABC transporter ATP-binding protein produces the protein MQGEAVISIEHISKRYKHALQPTVTDLSLNVYRGEIFGLLGPNGAGKTTTISMICGMIRPDTGTIRINDLSVETDFETIKHHLGVVPQEIALFDNLSALENLRYFGQMYSIPAAQLNEKIGYYLDRFGLTGHEKKRVHHYSGGMKRRVNLIAALLHEPQLLILDEPTVGVDVQSRHVILNFLKEINRDRGVSILYTSHLLEEAEDLCSRVAIIDSGHILSKGTPEELIAATDGADNLQSYFIQLTGETLRD, from the coding sequence ATGCAGGGCGAAGCGGTCATATCTATCGAACATATCAGCAAGCGCTATAAGCACGCCTTGCAACCTACGGTTACCGATCTTAGTCTGAACGTGTACCGCGGTGAGATTTTTGGTTTGCTGGGGCCCAATGGAGCCGGTAAAACCACCACAATATCCATGATTTGCGGAATGATCCGGCCCGATACCGGAACCATACGTATCAACGACTTGTCCGTAGAGACAGATTTTGAAACCATTAAGCACCACTTGGGTGTTGTGCCGCAGGAAATTGCTCTGTTTGATAACCTGAGTGCGCTCGAGAACCTGCGCTACTTCGGCCAGATGTACAGCATCCCCGCTGCCCAGCTTAATGAGAAAATCGGTTATTACCTGGATCGCTTCGGGCTTACCGGACACGAGAAAAAGCGGGTTCACCATTACTCCGGCGGAATGAAACGCCGCGTGAATCTCATCGCCGCCCTGCTTCACGAACCGCAATTACTCATTCTGGATGAACCCACCGTGGGGGTGGATGTTCAGTCGAGACACGTGATTCTCAACTTTCTGAAAGAAATCAACCGCGACCGGGGAGTGAGTATTCTTTACACAAGCCATTTGCTGGAAGAAGCGGAGGACTTGTGTTCGCGGGTGGCGATTATTGATTCCGGTCATATCCTTTCGAAAGGAACGCCCGAAGAGCTGATTGCGGCCACCGATGGCGCGGACAATCTGCAGTCATACTTTATCCAACTCACCGGTGAAACCCTGCGCGACTGA